A stretch of Porites lutea chromosome 5, jaPorLute2.1, whole genome shotgun sequence DNA encodes these proteins:
- the LOC140938443 gene encoding uncharacterized protein — protein MASITGLQMENCGKKCAFGNQLARLLEIATINQLFQFNGQLYQQTDGVAMGSPLGPLMANVFMCHLEEKLTREGLMPQLYKRYVDDTLARMPSVDVAAEFLSTLNGLHPSLTFTMELPVDNKIPFIGIEIVMNGTKLETQVYRKPTNTGLLLHFQSHTDKRYKDSLLQTMIHRAYSLSSTTEAFNAECAKLRSIFSRLDYPMSVIDSAIKKFLFLNSSANKAERNNDDSSIVRISLPFKDQVAASAVRKQLRDLSHKIGPTLQPVFVSKKLGQDLRPKEIKPSIVNKQCVVYNFSCDLCDADYVGYTARHLHQRIAEHKNSAIGRHFLEAHGNNNLLRESQFTVLRKCQSKFDCLVFEMLFIKKLKPNLNIQTDSIRAKLFV, from the exons ATGGCGTCCATTACTGGACTACAGATGGAAAACTGCGGGAAAAAATgcgcctttggaa ACCAGCTTGCTAGACTACTCGAAATTGCCACAATCAATCAGCTTTTCCAGTTCAATGGTCAACTCTACCAACAGACAGATGGTGTGGCCATGGGCTCGCCCCTTGGTCCTCTAATGGCCAATGTCTTCATGTGTCATCTTGAAGAAAAGCTTACACGCGAGGGCTTGATGCCCCAGTTGTACAAGAGGTACGTCGATGATACTCTGGCTAGAATGCCTAGCGTTGATGTTGCTGCTGAGTTTCTTAGTACCCTGAATGGCCTACACCCCAGTCTAACATTTACGATGGAGCTTCCTGTGGATAACAAGATCCCTTTTATTGGCATTGAAATCGTCATGAACGGAACTAAACTTGAAACTcaagtttacagaaaaccaacaAACACCGGATTGCTCCTACATTTCCAAAGTCACACGGATAAACGCTATAAAGACTCTTTATTACAGACAATGATACATCGTGCCTATTCCTTGTCGTCTACAACAGAGGCTTTCAATGCAGAATGTGCCAAGTTGCGCTCTATATTTAGTCGCCTTGACTATCCAATGAGTGTTATTGATTCTGCtatcaaaaagtttctttttctaaattcctCAGCGAACAAAGCAGAAAGAAACAATGATGATAGTAGCATAGTAAGAATTAGTCTTCCTTTTAAAGATCAAGTGGCCGCTAGTGCGGTTCGTAAGCAGTTACGCGATCTTAGCCATAAGATTGGCCCTACTTTGCAACCAGTTTTCGTGAGCAAGAAATTGGGGCAAGACCTCAGACCCAAAGAAATCAAGCCGTCAATTGTTAATAAGCAGtgtgttgtttacaatttttcatgtgatctgtgcgatgcagattatgtcgggtacacagcccgacaccttcatcaacgcattgctgagcacaaaaattcggcaatcggtagacatttcttagaagctcacggtaacaacaaccttttgagagaaagccaattcacggttttaagaaagtgccagagcaaatttgattgtttagtatttgaaatgctcttcatcaagaaacttaagcccaatttaaatattcagacggactccatacgtgcgaaactctttgtttaa
- the LOC140938740 gene encoding complement C2-like isoform X2 encodes MSGSFRIGSKVWFSCQSGYILRGSRERTCRENYEWSGSLTTCQDPDRRTGCPVLGTPIGGRIYGQRRKYSYGDIVKFECNHGFVLEGSAARKCTFNGKWSGKEAICKDELENRFKDINSTAIFLRKNVIDTLMEYTCNHDNQSGCNKSKPTEGMDTRGRMINLNDNSGLDLVFVIDASSSVTREGFQRGLNFSKELVRTIGTSKRSDGTQIALVTFGTEARLYFNLGDAAVDTTEKTIEVIDRVKYIGGATASALALDMVRRDVVPFARRDSKRAMMFITDGMSNIGGPPEKIADFLRKQEGFEIFAIGVGRKVKIRELTAIADDDDHVISVRKYASLQKAIKKAVYTKIDYSACGERPVSRKVWIAGGQNSHSEGWMNPVNSRARIVGGRKSQKGWWPWQIGLHKVDHVETKLICGGALIYRQWILTAAHCFYAWNVFLRKYVIDGIPRKYFIKAGDHNYLKKDNSEQLLPVEKIYLHQGFNHSMFVNDIALVKLKEHVELGKFVRTVCLPEKNEGDMATPAKYGYVSGWGATRALKPGEDPREADRYSKVLKYSSFVIQTDQVCSNSTKYYFNSTVSFCAGDGNGGNDTCKGDSGGAFVLEGKRETDYRWVISGLVSWGEGCAQKDHYGYYTRVYPYIDWIKKIVTAHS; translated from the exons ATGTCTGGAAGCTTCAGGATTGGAAGCAAAGTGTGGTTTTCTTGTCAGTCCGGATATATTTTACGTGGTTCAAGGGAAAGAACATGTAGGGAAAATTATGAATGGAGTGGATCGCTGACCACCTGTCAGGATCCAGATAGAC GCACAGGCTGCCCAGTCCTTGGCACTCCTATTGGTGGGCGCATATACGGTCAACGTAGAAAATACAGCTATGGTGACATAGTGAAGTTTGAATGTAACCATGGTTTCGTACTTGAAGGGTCAGCAGCAAGAAAATGCACCTTCAACGGGAAATGGAGTGGGAAGGAGGCAATTTGTAAAG atgaaTTAGAAAACCGCTTTAAGGATATTAACTCCACTGCGATTTTTCTTCGTAAAAATGTGATTGACACACTAATGGAATACACTTGTAACCACGACAACCAGAGTGGATGCAACAAATCAAAGCCGACAGAGGGTATGGACACAAGAGGAAGAATGATTAACTTGAACGACAATAGTGGCCTGGATCTTGTGTTTGTTATTGATGCCTCGTCTAGCGTAACAAGAGAAGGATTCCAAAGGGGTTTGAACTTTTCAAAAGAGCTAGTTAGAACTATCGGGACAAGTAAAAG ATCAGACGGTACCCAAATAGCACTTGTCACTTTTGGTACCGAAGCCAGGCTCTATTTCAACTTAGGAGATGCTGCCGTTGACACGACTGAAAAAACCATCGAAGTCATTGACAGAGTAAAATATATTGGCGGGGCTACTGCTTCTGCTCTTGCTTTGGACATGGTCAGAAGGGACGTTGTACCGTTTGCGCGTAGAGACAGTAAACGGGCAATGATGTTCATAACAGATGGAATGTCTAACATTGGTGGTCCACCGGAGAAAATAGCTGATTTTCTAAGAAAACAGGAGGGATTTGAAATTTTTGCGATTG GTGTAGGCAGAAAGGTTAAAATCCGTGAGCTTACAGCCattgctgatgatgatgaccacGTGATTTCGGTGAGGAAATATGCTAGTCTTCAAAAAGCCATTAAGAAAGCAGTGTACACAAAGATTG ATTATTCAGCCTGTGGCGAGAGACCAGTTAGTCGAAAAGTTTGGATTGCTGGGGGACAAAACTCGCACAGTGAAGGGTGGATGAACCCAGTTAATTCAAGAGCTCGGATCGTTGGGGGGAGAAAATCGCAAAAAGGATGGTGGCCCTGGCAAATTGGATTACACAAAGTTG ACCATGTGGAAACCAAGCTTATTTGCGGTGGCGCCTTAATATATCGCCAGTGGATTTTGACTGCAGCGCACTGTTTTTATGCCTGGAATGTCTTCCTGAGGAAATACGTAATCGATGGTATTCCTAGAAA ATACTTTATCAAGGCAGGTGACCACAACTATTTGAAGAAAGACAATTCAGAGCAGTTGCTGCCTGTAGAAAAGATTTACTTACACCAGGGATTTAATCATAGTATGTTCGTGAATGACATAGCTCTGGTGAAACTTAAAGAGCACGTTGAGCTTGGCAAGTTTGTACGAACTGTTTGCCTACCAGAAAAAAACGAGGGAGATATGGCGACCCCTGCAAAATACGGATATGTTAGTGGCTGGGGGGCAACAAGAGCCTTGAAACCCGGAGAAGATCCAAGAGAAGCTGACCGATACTCAAAAGTCCTTAAATACTCATCTTTCGTGATTCAAACGGATCAAGTGTGTTCAAACAGTACCAAGTACTATTTCAACTCTACAGTGTCATTTTGTGCAGGGGATGGAAACGGAGGAAACGATACTTGCAAGGGTGACAGTGGCGGAGCTTTTGTACTGgaaggaaaaagagagactgaTTACCGATGGGTTATCTCTGGCCTTGTAAgctggggggaggggtgtgcACAAAAGGACCACTATGGATACTACACAAGAGTCTACCCATATATTGACTGGATCAAAAAGATTGTGACTGCACATTCTTAA
- the LOC140938740 gene encoding complement factor B-like isoform X3, producing MTESFKVLRCILAALVIFFREMTEATAIRCENPGNLTLRNGSVIISDPKYNIGATLVFECNEGFVLKGRSTITCRKFGWDIRRLPHCKEKLCPNPGRPKRGYRLMSGSFRIGSKVWFSCQSGYILRGSRERTCRENYEWSGSLTTCQDPDRRTGCPVLGTPIGGRIYGQRRKYSYGDIVKFECNHGFVLEGSAARKCTFNGKWSGKEAICKDELENRFKDINSTAIFLRKNVIDTLMEYTCNHDNQSGCNKSKPTEGMDTRGRMINLNDNSGLDLVFVIDASSSVTREGFQRGLNFSKELVRTIGTSKRSDGTQIALVTFGTEARLYFNLGDAAVDTTEKTIEVIDRVKYIGGATASALALDMVRRDVVPFARRDSKRAMMFITDGMSNIGGPPEKIADFLRKQEGFEIFAIGVGRKVKIRELTAIADDDDHVISVRKYASLQKAIKKAVYTKIDYSACGERPVSRKVWIAGGQNSHSEGWMNPVNSRARIVGGRKSQKGWWPWQIGLHKVDTLSRQVTTTI from the exons ATGACAGAATCCTTCAAG GTTCTGCGTTGTATTTTAGCCGCTTTAGTGATCTTCTTTCGTGAAATGACTGAGGCTACAG CAATTCGGTGCGAAAATCCTGGGAATCTTACACTAAGAAATGGTAGTGTTATTATATCTGACCCTAAGTACAACATTGGAGCTACACTGGTGTTTGAATGCAATGAAGGTTTTGTACTCAAAGGGAGGAGTACGATAACCTGCCGGAAATTCGGTTGGGATATTCGAAGACTACCTCACTGCAAAG agaaACTCTGTCCTAATCCAGGGAGACCCAAACGCGGTTATCGGTTGATGTCTGGAAGCTTCAGGATTGGAAGCAAAGTGTGGTTTTCTTGTCAGTCCGGATATATTTTACGTGGTTCAAGGGAAAGAACATGTAGGGAAAATTATGAATGGAGTGGATCGCTGACCACCTGTCAGGATCCAGATAGAC GCACAGGCTGCCCAGTCCTTGGCACTCCTATTGGTGGGCGCATATACGGTCAACGTAGAAAATACAGCTATGGTGACATAGTGAAGTTTGAATGTAACCATGGTTTCGTACTTGAAGGGTCAGCAGCAAGAAAATGCACCTTCAACGGGAAATGGAGTGGGAAGGAGGCAATTTGTAAAG atgaaTTAGAAAACCGCTTTAAGGATATTAACTCCACTGCGATTTTTCTTCGTAAAAATGTGATTGACACACTAATGGAATACACTTGTAACCACGACAACCAGAGTGGATGCAACAAATCAAAGCCGACAGAGGGTATGGACACAAGAGGAAGAATGATTAACTTGAACGACAATAGTGGCCTGGATCTTGTGTTTGTTATTGATGCCTCGTCTAGCGTAACAAGAGAAGGATTCCAAAGGGGTTTGAACTTTTCAAAAGAGCTAGTTAGAACTATCGGGACAAGTAAAAG ATCAGACGGTACCCAAATAGCACTTGTCACTTTTGGTACCGAAGCCAGGCTCTATTTCAACTTAGGAGATGCTGCCGTTGACACGACTGAAAAAACCATCGAAGTCATTGACAGAGTAAAATATATTGGCGGGGCTACTGCTTCTGCTCTTGCTTTGGACATGGTCAGAAGGGACGTTGTACCGTTTGCGCGTAGAGACAGTAAACGGGCAATGATGTTCATAACAGATGGAATGTCTAACATTGGTGGTCCACCGGAGAAAATAGCTGATTTTCTAAGAAAACAGGAGGGATTTGAAATTTTTGCGATTG GTGTAGGCAGAAAGGTTAAAATCCGTGAGCTTACAGCCattgctgatgatgatgaccacGTGATTTCGGTGAGGAAATATGCTAGTCTTCAAAAAGCCATTAAGAAAGCAGTGTACACAAAGATTG ATTATTCAGCCTGTGGCGAGAGACCAGTTAGTCGAAAAGTTTGGATTGCTGGGGGACAAAACTCGCACAGTGAAGGGTGGATGAACCCAGTTAATTCAAGAGCTCGGATCGTTGGGGGGAGAAAATCGCAAAAAGGATGGTGGCCCTGGCAAATTGGATTACACAAAGTTG ATACTTTATCAAGGCAGGTGACCACAACTATTTGA
- the LOC140938740 gene encoding complement C2-like isoform X1, with translation MTESFKVLRCILAALVIFFREMTEATAIRCENPGNLTLRNGSVIISDPKYNIGATLVFECNEGFVLKGRSTITCRKFGWDIRRLPHCKEKLCPNPGRPKRGYRLMSGSFRIGSKVWFSCQSGYILRGSRERTCRENYEWSGSLTTCQDPDRRTGCPVLGTPIGGRIYGQRRKYSYGDIVKFECNHGFVLEGSAARKCTFNGKWSGKEAICKDELENRFKDINSTAIFLRKNVIDTLMEYTCNHDNQSGCNKSKPTEGMDTRGRMINLNDNSGLDLVFVIDASSSVTREGFQRGLNFSKELVRTIGTSKRSDGTQIALVTFGTEARLYFNLGDAAVDTTEKTIEVIDRVKYIGGATASALALDMVRRDVVPFARRDSKRAMMFITDGMSNIGGPPEKIADFLRKQEGFEIFAIGVGRKVKIRELTAIADDDDHVISVRKYASLQKAIKKAVYTKIDYSACGERPVSRKVWIAGGQNSHSEGWMNPVNSRARIVGGRKSQKGWWPWQIGLHKVDHVETKLICGGALIYRQWILTAAHCFYAWNVFLRKYVIDGIPRKYFIKAGDHNYLKKDNSEQLLPVEKIYLHQGFNHSMFVNDIALVKLKEHVELGKFVRTVCLPEKNEGDMATPAKYGYVSGWGATRALKPGEDPREADRYSKVLKYSSFVIQTDQVCSNSTKYYFNSTVSFCAGDGNGGNDTCKGDSGGAFVLEGKRETDYRWVISGLVSWGEGCAQKDHYGYYTRVYPYIDWIKKIVTAHS, from the exons ATGACAGAATCCTTCAAG GTTCTGCGTTGTATTTTAGCCGCTTTAGTGATCTTCTTTCGTGAAATGACTGAGGCTACAG CAATTCGGTGCGAAAATCCTGGGAATCTTACACTAAGAAATGGTAGTGTTATTATATCTGACCCTAAGTACAACATTGGAGCTACACTGGTGTTTGAATGCAATGAAGGTTTTGTACTCAAAGGGAGGAGTACGATAACCTGCCGGAAATTCGGTTGGGATATTCGAAGACTACCTCACTGCAAAG agaaACTCTGTCCTAATCCAGGGAGACCCAAACGCGGTTATCGGTTGATGTCTGGAAGCTTCAGGATTGGAAGCAAAGTGTGGTTTTCTTGTCAGTCCGGATATATTTTACGTGGTTCAAGGGAAAGAACATGTAGGGAAAATTATGAATGGAGTGGATCGCTGACCACCTGTCAGGATCCAGATAGAC GCACAGGCTGCCCAGTCCTTGGCACTCCTATTGGTGGGCGCATATACGGTCAACGTAGAAAATACAGCTATGGTGACATAGTGAAGTTTGAATGTAACCATGGTTTCGTACTTGAAGGGTCAGCAGCAAGAAAATGCACCTTCAACGGGAAATGGAGTGGGAAGGAGGCAATTTGTAAAG atgaaTTAGAAAACCGCTTTAAGGATATTAACTCCACTGCGATTTTTCTTCGTAAAAATGTGATTGACACACTAATGGAATACACTTGTAACCACGACAACCAGAGTGGATGCAACAAATCAAAGCCGACAGAGGGTATGGACACAAGAGGAAGAATGATTAACTTGAACGACAATAGTGGCCTGGATCTTGTGTTTGTTATTGATGCCTCGTCTAGCGTAACAAGAGAAGGATTCCAAAGGGGTTTGAACTTTTCAAAAGAGCTAGTTAGAACTATCGGGACAAGTAAAAG ATCAGACGGTACCCAAATAGCACTTGTCACTTTTGGTACCGAAGCCAGGCTCTATTTCAACTTAGGAGATGCTGCCGTTGACACGACTGAAAAAACCATCGAAGTCATTGACAGAGTAAAATATATTGGCGGGGCTACTGCTTCTGCTCTTGCTTTGGACATGGTCAGAAGGGACGTTGTACCGTTTGCGCGTAGAGACAGTAAACGGGCAATGATGTTCATAACAGATGGAATGTCTAACATTGGTGGTCCACCGGAGAAAATAGCTGATTTTCTAAGAAAACAGGAGGGATTTGAAATTTTTGCGATTG GTGTAGGCAGAAAGGTTAAAATCCGTGAGCTTACAGCCattgctgatgatgatgaccacGTGATTTCGGTGAGGAAATATGCTAGTCTTCAAAAAGCCATTAAGAAAGCAGTGTACACAAAGATTG ATTATTCAGCCTGTGGCGAGAGACCAGTTAGTCGAAAAGTTTGGATTGCTGGGGGACAAAACTCGCACAGTGAAGGGTGGATGAACCCAGTTAATTCAAGAGCTCGGATCGTTGGGGGGAGAAAATCGCAAAAAGGATGGTGGCCCTGGCAAATTGGATTACACAAAGTTG ACCATGTGGAAACCAAGCTTATTTGCGGTGGCGCCTTAATATATCGCCAGTGGATTTTGACTGCAGCGCACTGTTTTTATGCCTGGAATGTCTTCCTGAGGAAATACGTAATCGATGGTATTCCTAGAAA ATACTTTATCAAGGCAGGTGACCACAACTATTTGAAGAAAGACAATTCAGAGCAGTTGCTGCCTGTAGAAAAGATTTACTTACACCAGGGATTTAATCATAGTATGTTCGTGAATGACATAGCTCTGGTGAAACTTAAAGAGCACGTTGAGCTTGGCAAGTTTGTACGAACTGTTTGCCTACCAGAAAAAAACGAGGGAGATATGGCGACCCCTGCAAAATACGGATATGTTAGTGGCTGGGGGGCAACAAGAGCCTTGAAACCCGGAGAAGATCCAAGAGAAGCTGACCGATACTCAAAAGTCCTTAAATACTCATCTTTCGTGATTCAAACGGATCAAGTGTGTTCAAACAGTACCAAGTACTATTTCAACTCTACAGTGTCATTTTGTGCAGGGGATGGAAACGGAGGAAACGATACTTGCAAGGGTGACAGTGGCGGAGCTTTTGTACTGgaaggaaaaagagagactgaTTACCGATGGGTTATCTCTGGCCTTGTAAgctggggggaggggtgtgcACAAAAGGACCACTATGGATACTACACAAGAGTCTACCCATATATTGACTGGATCAAAAAGATTGTGACTGCACATTCTTAA